In Leishmania braziliensis MHOM/BR/75/M2904 complete genome, chromosome 18, the following proteins share a genomic window:
- a CDS encoding putative vacuolar ATP synthase subunit c, with the protein MVLEYVIFYSLKTNPLSVLQKAFTGRVVFLREMSESFLILALPYLQHSQDSLQSAQYEALVRHMGPLGQTFRHFVIPSLKVGTLDSLMEASDELAKLDPIMENSLQKLIGLMEETSGKPRSVVTTFRINQTQEMSSAGYVKNFLWSTAQFDPKETIQSLIEKFARINTTADERVRAMLAEYNDTRNKLIAANRKGEGNLSIRPIRELVTLYNRNHQCFVDTELLVTVFVAVPSAAQREWLATYWKMNEYVCPQSNRMVAEDKEYVLNSIVMFRKVMDDVKMACRKKRYVIREVEGTDELSFAELKKLQQKAEKEKKALYMLLWQQYCTCYVAWIHLKAVRVFIEALLKFGLPPRFIAVVLQVPVDKEAEIRKRIAQVYPDLKTPLANDVIVDTGALQQEYPYVSLKVTNMQK; encoded by the coding sequence ATGGTCTTGGAGTATGTAATTTTCTACTCGCTTAAAACCAACCCCTTGTCCGTTCTTCAGAAGGCTTTCACAGGCAGAGTAGTCTTCCTGAGAGAGATGAGTGAGAGTTTTCTCATTCTTGCGCTGCCTTACTTGCAGCACTCGCAGGACTCCCTGCAGTCCGCTCAATATGAAGCCCTTGTGCGTCACATGGGCCCTCTGGGACAGACGTTTCGCCACTTTGTCATCCCCAGCCTAAAGGTTGGAACGTTGGACTCTCTTATGGAGGCAAGTGATGAGTTGGCGAAACTGGACCCTATCATGGAGAACAGTTTGCAGAAGCTGATTGGACTGATGGAGGAAACGTCTGGAAAGCCTCGTAGCGTAGTGACAACGTTCCGAATTAACCAAACCCAGGAAATGTCGTCCGCTGGCTATGTCAAGAACTTCCTGTGGAGCACTGCGCAGTTCGACCCCAAAGAGACAATTCAGAGCCTTATTGAGAAATTTGCTCGAATTAATACTACCGCTGATGAGCGCGTTCGAGCCATGCTAGCGGAGTACAATGATACTCGCAACAAACTGATAGCAGCTAACCGGAAGGGTGAGGGAAACCTGTCCATTCGCCCGATTCGCGAGCTTGTCACACTCTATAATCGGAACCACCAGTGCTTTGTTGATACAGAGTTGCTAGTCACCGTTTTTGTAGCGGTACCTTcagcagcacagagagagtggcTGGCGACGTACTGGAAGATGAACGAGTACGTGTGCCCGCAGTCCAACCGGATGGTGGCCGAAGACAAGGAATACGTACTTAACAGCATTGTCATGTTTAGGAAAGTTATGGATGATGTGAAGATGGCGTGCCGCAAGAAGCGTTATGTCATTCGCGAGGTGGAAGGGACCGACGAGCTTTCTTTCGCCGAATtgaagaagctgcagcagaaggccgaaaaggagaagaaggcgcttTACATGCTGCTATGGCAGCAATACTGCACCTGCTACGTTGCCTGGATTCACCTTAAGGCGGTGCGAGTGTTTatcgaggcgctgctcaagTTTGGCCTTCCGCCACGTTTCAttgctgtggtgctgcaggtgccTGTAGATAAAGAAGCCGAAATCCGCAAACGAATTGCCCAGGTGTACCCTGATTTGAAGACACCGTTGGCAAATGATGTGATTGTTGATACTGGTGCTTTGCAGCAGGAATATCCTTATGTTTCCCTGAAAGTGACGAACATGCAGAAGTAG